A genomic region of Longimicrobium terrae contains the following coding sequences:
- a CDS encoding DUF6582 domain-containing protein, translating to MTVHATWRAPDKDVDKNHDHRLQASERNDLPDSAFALPHQRKLPVTDGGHVRAALARFDQVEDISDADRELAFANLRKAARHFGVEVAEDEWRDLGRRPHTRNPAHD from the coding sequence ATGACGGTTCACGCAACGTGGCGGGCCCCGGACAAGGATGTGGACAAGAACCACGACCACCGGCTGCAGGCGAGCGAGCGCAACGACCTTCCCGATTCCGCCTTTGCCCTGCCGCACCAGCGCAAGCTGCCGGTGACGGACGGGGGACACGTTCGCGCGGCGCTGGCGCGCTTTGATCAGGTGGAGGACATCAGCGACGCGGACCGCGAGCTCGCCTTCGCCAACCTGCGCAAGGCGGCGCGGCACTTTGGCGTAGAGGTGGCGGAGGATGAGTGGCGCGACCTCGGCCGCCGTCCGCACACGCGCAACCCGGCCCACGATTGA
- a CDS encoding phospholipase D-like domain-containing protein yields the protein MLWGIPWWVALLAVVGGMAIISAFITLFFALNRPARYTVTECAPVDSDGFMQAITSAVNAPAMTGGSARLLNNGVEIFPAMLDAIRGARHSINFMVYIWEPGKASDRMFDALTERARAGVQVRMMLDGFGAHGTPPERIRELEKAGGCVRFFNPARWGRLTAFYKRNHRRAIIVDGKIAFTGGAAVSDVWLGDAQDEDHWRDTMVEVRGCLATNLQSSFVQLWSGGTGEILVGEAFYPSEHDEPGAEELTRHVHVTSTPASVAHTLRVFFILTLACARDRIWLTNSYFLPEVNMRRTLVERARAGVDVRLLLPSRLTDAPFVRYASHAFYRELLEAGVRIYEYQPTMMHSKTLVVDSVWSVVGSANMDNRSKELNQESVIGILDRGFAEQIEDTFERDLERSREIRLEEWRRRPVLQRLYERFWVSFEQQF from the coding sequence ATGCTGTGGGGAATTCCGTGGTGGGTCGCCCTGCTGGCCGTGGTGGGCGGCATGGCGATCATCAGCGCATTCATCACCCTGTTCTTTGCCCTCAACCGCCCGGCGCGCTACACCGTCACCGAGTGCGCGCCGGTGGACAGTGACGGCTTCATGCAGGCCATCACCTCCGCCGTCAACGCGCCCGCCATGACGGGCGGTTCGGCGCGGCTGCTGAACAACGGCGTGGAGATCTTTCCCGCCATGCTCGATGCCATCCGGGGCGCGCGGCACAGCATCAACTTCATGGTCTACATCTGGGAGCCGGGCAAGGCGTCGGACCGCATGTTCGACGCGCTGACGGAGCGGGCGCGCGCCGGCGTGCAGGTTCGCATGATGCTGGACGGATTCGGCGCGCACGGCACGCCGCCGGAGCGCATCCGCGAGTTGGAGAAGGCGGGCGGATGCGTGCGCTTCTTCAACCCCGCGCGCTGGGGGCGGCTGACGGCGTTCTACAAGCGCAACCACCGGCGCGCCATCATCGTGGACGGCAAGATCGCGTTCACCGGCGGGGCGGCGGTGAGCGACGTGTGGCTGGGCGACGCGCAGGACGAGGATCACTGGCGGGATACGATGGTGGAGGTGCGCGGCTGCCTGGCCACCAACCTTCAGTCGTCGTTCGTTCAGCTGTGGTCCGGCGGTACGGGAGAGATCCTGGTGGGCGAGGCGTTCTATCCGTCCGAGCACGACGAGCCCGGCGCGGAGGAACTCACGCGCCACGTGCACGTCACCAGCACGCCGGCCAGCGTGGCGCACACGCTGCGCGTCTTTTTCATCCTCACGCTGGCGTGCGCCCGGGACCGCATCTGGCTGACCAACTCGTACTTTCTGCCCGAAGTGAACATGCGCCGCACGCTGGTGGAGCGCGCCCGCGCCGGCGTGGACGTTCGTCTTCTGCTCCCCAGCAGGCTGACGGACGCGCCGTTCGTGCGGTACGCCAGCCACGCGTTCTACCGCGAACTGCTGGAGGCGGGCGTGCGCATCTACGAGTACCAGCCCACCATGATGCACTCCAAGACGCTGGTGGTGGACAGCGTGTGGTCGGTGGTGGGCTCGGCCAACATGGACAACCGCTCCAAGGAGTTGAACCAGGAGAGCGTGATCGGCATTCTGGACCGCGGGTTCGCGGAGCAGATCGAAGACACGTTCGAGCGCGACCTGGAGCGTTCGCGCGAGATCCGGCTGGAGGAATGGCGCCGCCGGCCGGTTCTGCAGCGGCTGTACGAGCGGTTCTGGGTGAGCTTCGAGCAGCAGTTCTGA
- a CDS encoding diacylglycerol/lipid kinase family protein: MDHSAAPLPVYLNRASGSAPAVLAAVHADPRFEARELGPGDIREQLRAAVRTGITRIVVAGGDGTVLCAAEVAAQTGVELAVLPGGTLNHFSHDLGLPVQDMAACLEIAATGVPRRMDLGEVNGNAILNSSSVGAYVTFVRTRERLEKRGLSYRTASVIGALRVWRHLRGMRVEMRVGEGERAEWRRYHSPMVYIGIGERDLGRLSPFTRLRGGRHTLHVMIARRSARGRMAALAWSALRRGLDAAARTDNLDALLVDECVVHLRRDHVTIGIDGELVKVKAPLHYRLNRDAFTVIAPRSGGQFSPAEGG; the protein is encoded by the coding sequence ATGGATCACTCCGCCGCGCCGCTCCCCGTCTACCTGAACCGCGCCTCCGGCTCCGCGCCGGCGGTGCTGGCCGCCGTGCACGCCGATCCGCGCTTCGAGGCGCGCGAACTGGGGCCCGGCGACATCCGCGAGCAGCTTCGCGCCGCCGTCCGCACCGGGATCACGCGCATCGTGGTGGCCGGCGGCGACGGCACCGTGCTCTGCGCGGCGGAGGTGGCCGCGCAGACCGGCGTGGAGCTCGCCGTGCTCCCCGGCGGCACGCTGAACCACTTTTCGCACGACCTGGGACTCCCGGTTCAGGATATGGCCGCGTGCCTGGAGATCGCCGCGACGGGCGTTCCGCGCCGCATGGACCTGGGCGAGGTGAACGGCAACGCCATCCTCAACTCCAGCTCCGTGGGCGCGTACGTCACCTTTGTGCGCACCCGCGAGCGGCTGGAAAAGCGCGGCCTCAGCTACCGCACCGCCAGCGTGATCGGCGCGCTGCGCGTGTGGCGGCATCTGCGCGGCATGCGCGTGGAGATGCGCGTGGGCGAAGGCGAGCGCGCGGAGTGGCGCCGCTACCACTCGCCCATGGTGTACATCGGCATCGGCGAGCGGGACCTGGGGCGGCTTTCCCCGTTCACGCGGCTGCGCGGCGGGCGGCACACGCTGCACGTGATGATCGCGCGGCGGTCGGCGCGCGGGCGCATGGCGGCGCTGGCGTGGTCGGCGCTGCGGCGCGGGCTGGACGCGGCGGCGCGCACGGACAACCTCGACGCGCTTTTGGTGGACGAATGCGTGGTGCACCTGCGCCGCGACCACGTCACCATCGGCATCGACGGCGAACTGGTGAAGGTCAAGGCGCCGCTGCATTACCGGCTGAACCGCGACGCCTTTACCGTGATCGCGCCGCGGTCCGGCGGGCAGTTTTCACCGGCGGAGGGAGGATGA
- a CDS encoding class I SAM-dependent methyltransferase, with protein MQPPSSPVRRDYDAAAARYDRRWARYNHDSLALLRPWLAGQALGRVLDVGCGTGNLARALYGWGARVDAYVGVDLSPEMLRAAADKAGAGGFAAGSAAALPVAEGAFHTVVSASTLHDWPDADAGARELRRALHTGGRLLLLDWNRAHFRMRFLNAGMRLTRQPYRRMYSTAEMRAILLNAGFRVLREARGGSGPVWRLAALEAAAV; from the coding sequence ATGCAGCCTCCTTCATCTCCGGTCCGCCGCGACTACGACGCGGCAGCCGCGCGCTACGACCGCCGCTGGGCGCGCTACAACCACGACAGCCTTGCGCTGCTGCGTCCCTGGCTGGCGGGGCAGGCGCTTGGCCGCGTGCTGGACGTGGGGTGCGGAACGGGGAACCTGGCGCGCGCGCTGTACGGCTGGGGCGCGCGGGTGGATGCGTACGTGGGCGTAGACCTTTCGCCCGAGATGCTTCGCGCCGCCGCGGACAAGGCGGGCGCGGGCGGATTCGCGGCCGGAAGCGCCGCCGCGCTCCCCGTGGCGGAGGGCGCGTTCCACACCGTCGTGAGCGCCAGCACCCTGCACGACTGGCCGGACGCCGATGCGGGCGCCCGCGAACTGCGCCGGGCGCTGCACACCGGCGGGCGCCTGCTGCTGCTGGACTGGAACCGCGCGCACTTCCGCATGCGCTTTCTGAACGCGGGAATGCGCCTGACGCGCCAGCCCTACCGCCGCATGTACTCAACTGCGGAGATGCGCGCCATCCTCCTGAACGCCGGTTTCCGCGTGCTGCGCGAGGCCCGCGGCGGCTCCGGCCCCGTGTGGCGCCTCGCCGCCCTCGAAGCCGCCGCCGTCTGA
- a CDS encoding GNAT family N-acetyltransferase, which produces MNPPHLRAAQVADAAALAEFGARTFSDTFAADNDPQDMAAYLASAYTPERLAEELSDPWIVTLVAEHEGALVAYAQVGRGHAPECVTGDEPVELRRFYVEKEWHGSGLAAGMLGEAMRAAAYLGGRTFWLGVWEHNPRAMKFYTKHGFTDVGSHVFQLGSDAQTDRIMARALPPEVLQ; this is translated from the coding sequence ATGAATCCGCCTCACCTTCGCGCCGCCCAGGTTGCCGACGCCGCCGCCCTCGCCGAGTTCGGGGCCCGCACCTTCTCCGACACGTTCGCGGCAGACAACGATCCGCAGGACATGGCCGCGTACCTGGCCTCGGCGTACACGCCCGAGCGCCTGGCCGAGGAACTGTCCGATCCGTGGATCGTAACGCTGGTGGCGGAACACGAAGGGGCGCTGGTGGCATACGCGCAGGTGGGCCGCGGTCACGCACCCGAGTGCGTGACCGGGGACGAGCCGGTGGAACTGCGGCGCTTTTACGTGGAAAAGGAGTGGCACGGCAGCGGGCTGGCCGCCGGAATGCTGGGCGAGGCCATGCGCGCCGCGGCGTACCTGGGCGGGCGCACCTTCTGGCTGGGCGTGTGGGAGCACAATCCCCGTGCAATGAAGTTCTACACGAAGCACGGCTTCACCGACGTGGGAAGCCACGTGTTTCAGCTGGGCTCGGACGCGCAGACGGACCGCATCATGGCCCGCGCGCTCCCGCCGGAAGTCCTGCAGTAA
- a CDS encoding PAS domain S-box protein, which translates to MSTHPDPHQAEVMSTRLAALRDQAGRAVSEPLLRTSLAELECAIEELRVTEEDLRQHQSQLADAWQAAEKSSEWYREMFDGAADALLATDIRGTIRDVNRAGGAMMGVRPDLLRGKPVAVFVPEDSRAEFRARLSTTATSSIPQQWEMRLAPRGAEPLWVEVRVTRFAPQGAHPGLHWTIRDITARRASEGARVDAADTLRIAAQAIQVPWVVLDVDGTVLLWSAAAERLTGWAEDEVVGRALPGPDGAAESAAEAAAAKTDGAPAGVDLELRTRAGETVELAASVVALAGDDGVSRGTLLMFAATDVPAEERPAAPTRAADWTEDEARRVLLGGAHGGELVEGIRQGIASGLYLGRLRPGDRLPSIREVARHTSQDHRYVSAAYRRLAGEGVVDIRTRHGVVVGAGAPAAEPLSNETAEWLAGVIGDAAAMQVKAPQLPDLVKRWTGSATVRCLCVDGTEDDLVALTTELQGQWGFRTERLVADETLRRDTLVRALRETDVVVTTPFHVALLDAPAKAAGVPVVVLQANPDTVRAAEDRLRQGPLTAVVLDPRYGERLRCMAGGENLNVVRADDEAAVAALDPAEPVLMTRAAHGRVRQPLRLLAPLSPAFSPARARDLAAVLIRRNLEGLRNTN; encoded by the coding sequence ATGTCGACCCATCCCGATCCGCATCAGGCCGAAGTCATGTCGACCCGGCTGGCCGCTCTCCGCGATCAGGCGGGCCGAGCCGTTTCGGAGCCGCTGCTGCGGACCTCACTCGCGGAACTCGAGTGCGCCATCGAAGAGCTGCGGGTGACGGAAGAGGACCTGCGGCAGCACCAGAGCCAGCTGGCGGACGCCTGGCAGGCGGCGGAAAAGAGCAGCGAGTGGTACCGCGAGATGTTTGACGGCGCGGCCGACGCACTTCTCGCCACCGACATCCGCGGCACCATCCGCGACGTGAACCGGGCGGGTGGCGCCATGATGGGCGTGCGGCCGGACCTGCTGCGCGGCAAGCCGGTGGCCGTCTTCGTCCCCGAAGACAGCCGCGCCGAGTTCCGCGCCCGCCTGTCCACCACGGCCACCTCGTCCATCCCCCAGCAGTGGGAAATGCGCCTGGCCCCGCGCGGCGCCGAGCCGCTGTGGGTGGAGGTGCGGGTGACCCGCTTTGCGCCGCAGGGCGCACACCCCGGGCTGCACTGGACCATCCGCGACATCACCGCCCGCCGCGCGTCCGAGGGCGCGCGGGTGGATGCGGCCGACACGCTGCGCATAGCGGCGCAGGCCATTCAGGTGCCCTGGGTGGTGCTGGACGTGGACGGCACGGTGCTGCTGTGGAGCGCCGCCGCCGAGCGCCTGACCGGCTGGGCGGAGGACGAAGTGGTCGGCCGCGCCCTTCCGGGGCCGGACGGCGCCGCCGAGTCCGCCGCGGAAGCGGCCGCCGCCAAGACGGACGGCGCGCCTGCGGGTGTGGACCTGGAACTGCGGACGCGCGCCGGCGAAACGGTGGAACTGGCTGCCTCGGTGGTGGCGCTGGCCGGGGACGACGGCGTTTCGCGCGGCACGCTGCTGATGTTTGCCGCCACGGACGTGCCCGCGGAGGAGCGCCCCGCCGCGCCCACCCGCGCCGCGGACTGGACGGAAGACGAGGCCCGGCGCGTGCTGCTGGGCGGCGCGCACGGCGGCGAACTCGTGGAAGGCATCCGGCAGGGGATCGCGTCCGGGCTGTACCTGGGCCGCCTGCGCCCGGGCGACCGGCTTCCCAGCATCCGCGAAGTCGCGCGCCACACTTCGCAGGACCATCGCTACGTGTCCGCCGCCTACCGCCGGCTGGCCGGCGAGGGCGTGGTGGACATCCGCACCCGCCATGGCGTGGTGGTGGGCGCGGGCGCGCCGGCCGCGGAGCCGCTGAGCAACGAGACGGCGGAGTGGCTGGCCGGCGTCATTGGCGACGCGGCGGCCATGCAGGTCAAGGCGCCGCAGCTTCCCGACCTGGTGAAGCGGTGGACGGGAAGCGCCACGGTGCGCTGCCTGTGCGTGGACGGCACCGAGGACGATCTGGTGGCGCTGACCACGGAACTGCAGGGCCAGTGGGGCTTCCGCACCGAGCGTCTGGTGGCGGATGAAACGCTTCGCCGCGACACGCTGGTGCGCGCGCTGCGCGAAACGGACGTGGTGGTGACCACGCCGTTCCACGTGGCGCTGCTGGACGCGCCGGCCAAGGCGGCTGGCGTTCCCGTCGTGGTGCTGCAGGCCAACCCCGACACCGTGCGCGCGGCCGAGGATCGCCTGCGCCAGGGCCCGCTGACGGCGGTGGTGCTGGACCCGCGCTACGGCGAGCGGCTGCGGTGCATGGCCGGCGGCGAAAATCTGAACGTGGTGCGCGCCGACGACGAGGCGGCCGTCGCCGCGCTCGACCCGGCCGAGCCGGTGCTGATGACTCGCGCGGCGCACGGGCGCGTCCGCCAGCCGCTGCGGCTGCTGGCTCCGCTCTCCCCGGCGTTCTCGCCGGCGCGGGCGCGAGACCTGGCCGCGGTGCTCATCCGCCGCAACCTCGAGGGCCTGCGCAACACCAACTGA
- a CDS encoding RDD family protein: MRSNSSYVINPDAFSVNPALVGLPLARPARRLTAMLIDLTAVSLLVHAGGGVLLGLAAAYVAFRFAGRLAGKREWMGRGMGLTFRALGGLFLFLLALNLWNRGRDFAKGMLDGAADATLVSASAGPSGVPVKGRQAMGIARLLMEDDEAEARRLAPEVIRGLRASGVKDEEIRGIVAEGNEDGDKPWLAALVDSLLPAPRKAVLRVDSLAAAYAAAVQAGDTAAVKALGPALGSRLAADSLRELRAEQSSLHRQLGETRKELEQAQNRGIVSRITGFLDEMGIGFGWSGLYFTAFVALWNGQTPGKRMMGIRVLRLNGQPMNFWTSFERFGGYAAGLVTGLLGFAQVYWDKNRMMIHDKIIETVVVRDRRAGDAPAPSPAAPPAHQEASALSWRTYESRTPRP, translated from the coding sequence ATGCGCAGCAACTCCTCGTACGTCATCAACCCGGACGCGTTTTCCGTCAATCCCGCGCTGGTGGGCCTGCCGCTGGCCCGCCCCGCGCGCCGCCTTACGGCCATGCTCATCGACCTCACCGCCGTGTCGCTGCTGGTGCACGCGGGCGGCGGAGTGCTGCTGGGGCTGGCCGCCGCGTACGTCGCGTTCCGCTTCGCAGGGCGCCTGGCCGGCAAGCGGGAGTGGATGGGGCGGGGAATGGGCCTAACCTTTCGCGCCCTGGGCGGGCTCTTTCTCTTTCTCCTCGCCCTCAACCTGTGGAACCGCGGGCGCGACTTCGCCAAGGGCATGCTGGACGGCGCGGCCGACGCCACCCTGGTCAGCGCCAGCGCGGGCCCGTCCGGCGTGCCGGTCAAGGGCCGGCAGGCGATGGGCATCGCGCGGCTGCTGATGGAGGATGACGAGGCCGAAGCGCGCCGGCTGGCCCCGGAGGTGATCCGCGGCCTGCGTGCGTCGGGCGTCAAGGACGAGGAGATCCGCGGGATTGTGGCGGAGGGCAACGAGGATGGCGACAAGCCCTGGCTGGCCGCGCTCGTGGATTCGCTGCTGCCCGCACCCAGAAAGGCGGTGCTGCGGGTAGACTCGCTTGCCGCCGCCTATGCAGCCGCCGTGCAGGCCGGCGACACCGCCGCGGTCAAGGCGCTGGGTCCGGCCCTCGGTTCCCGCCTGGCCGCGGATAGCCTGCGCGAACTCCGCGCGGAGCAGTCCAGCCTGCACCGGCAGCTGGGCGAAACGCGCAAGGAGCTGGAGCAGGCGCAGAACCGCGGCATCGTCTCGCGCATCACGGGCTTTCTGGACGAGATGGGGATCGGCTTCGGCTGGTCGGGTCTCTACTTCACGGCGTTCGTGGCGCTGTGGAACGGCCAGACGCCCGGCAAGCGGATGATGGGCATCCGCGTGCTGCGCCTGAACGGCCAGCCGATGAACTTCTGGACCTCGTTCGAGCGGTTCGGCGGGTACGCCGCCGGGCTGGTAACGGGGCTGCTGGGCTTTGCGCAGGTGTACTGGGACAAGAACCGGATGATGATCCACGACAAGATCATCGAGACCGTGGTGGTGCGCGACCGCCGCGCCGGAGACGCTCCGGCCCCGTCCCCCGCCGCGCCCCCCGCGCATCAGGAGGCGTCCGCCCTGTCCTGGCGCACGTACGAGAGCCGCACCCCGCGCCCCTGA
- a CDS encoding amidohydrolase family protein: protein MLTLIEGGRVYDPDPRGVQSVLLADGHVSKVGDVNRSALERLGTEYQIINARGCIVAPGLIDPHNHLLGGSGETGFSTQTPEFFISEIVRFGITTVVGTLGVDTTMKTMAGLLAKVKALREQKLNAYCWTGGYDVPPNSILASVREDIMFIDEVIGAGEVAISDERALAPDPRELARTVTHAHIGGMLARKAGLMHVHVGDRDRRLAPIREVLENFDVEPDWFYLTHVERTEKLIREAAALAQKGMPCDVDVVERELYRYLRWWKSHGGPPELLTCSSDASMTSPRNVWEQMRDCVREHGHPLEEILPLATRNTARILKLKKKGELRRGCVGDVLLIDEATLDIVHVLSRGTWMVRDGEVVEQENWLRDSDREIRLHGTKDEEDESEPGGSSEEEAYQNEES from the coding sequence ATGCTGACGCTGATCGAGGGCGGGCGGGTGTACGATCCCGATCCGCGGGGAGTGCAGTCGGTGCTGCTGGCCGATGGGCACGTGAGCAAGGTGGGCGACGTGAACCGGTCCGCGCTGGAGCGGCTGGGGACCGAGTACCAGATCATCAACGCGCGCGGCTGCATCGTGGCGCCGGGGCTCATCGACCCGCACAACCACCTGCTGGGCGGGAGCGGCGAAACGGGGTTCAGCACGCAGACCCCGGAGTTCTTCATCAGCGAAATCGTGCGCTTCGGCATTACCACCGTGGTGGGAACGCTGGGGGTGGACACCACGATGAAGACCATGGCCGGGCTGCTGGCCAAGGTAAAGGCGCTGCGCGAGCAGAAGCTGAACGCGTACTGCTGGACGGGCGGCTACGACGTGCCGCCCAACTCCATTCTGGCCAGCGTGCGCGAAGACATCATGTTCATCGACGAGGTGATCGGCGCGGGCGAGGTGGCGATTTCCGACGAGCGGGCGCTGGCGCCGGACCCGCGCGAGCTGGCGCGCACGGTGACGCACGCGCACATCGGCGGGATGCTGGCGCGCAAGGCGGGGCTCATGCACGTGCACGTGGGCGACCGCGACCGGCGGCTGGCGCCCATCCGCGAGGTGCTGGAGAACTTTGACGTGGAGCCGGACTGGTTCTACCTGACGCACGTGGAGCGCACGGAAAAGCTCATCCGCGAAGCGGCCGCGCTGGCGCAGAAGGGGATGCCCTGCGACGTGGACGTGGTGGAGCGCGAGCTGTACCGGTACCTGCGCTGGTGGAAGTCGCACGGCGGGCCGCCGGAGCTGCTGACCTGCTCGTCGGACGCCAGCATGACCAGCCCGCGCAACGTGTGGGAGCAGATGCGCGACTGCGTGCGCGAGCACGGCCATCCGCTGGAGGAAATTCTGCCCCTGGCCACGCGTAACACGGCCAGAATCCTGAAGCTGAAGAAGAAGGGCGAACTGCGCCGCGGCTGCGTGGGCGACGTGCTGCTGATCGACGAAGCCACGCTGGACATCGTTCACGTGCTGAGCCGGGGGACGTGGATGGTGCGCGACGGCGAGGTGGTGGAGCAGGAAAACTGGCTCAGGGACAGCGACCGCGAGATCCGCCTGCACGGCACCAAGGACGAAGAGGACGAGAGCGAGCCGGGCGGATCGAGCGAAGAAGAAGCTTATCAGAACGAGGAATCGTGA
- a CDS encoding NUDIX domain-containing protein, protein MLLYRRVGHTIEVFLAHPGGPFWRHRDAGAWTIPKGLVDEGEQPLQAAIREFREETGIEPEPPFLPLGFIRQKSGKTVHAWGWEGDADPAAVFSNEAKTEWPRGSGRWLTFPEVDRCGWFSPDVARQKLNEAQSELVGRLEASLGTARKQA, encoded by the coding sequence ATGCTACTCTACCGGCGCGTAGGGCACACGATCGAGGTGTTTCTCGCCCACCCCGGCGGTCCGTTCTGGCGGCACCGCGACGCGGGCGCGTGGACCATTCCCAAGGGCCTGGTGGATGAGGGTGAGCAGCCGCTGCAGGCCGCCATCCGCGAGTTTCGCGAGGAGACGGGGATTGAGCCGGAGCCACCGTTTCTGCCGCTGGGGTTCATCCGCCAGAAGTCGGGAAAGACGGTTCACGCGTGGGGATGGGAGGGCGACGCCGATCCCGCCGCGGTGTTCAGCAACGAGGCAAAGACGGAATGGCCCCGCGGGTCGGGACGCTGGCTCACCTTTCCCGAAGTGGACCGCTGCGGATGGTTTTCGCCGGACGTGGCGCGCCAAAAGCTGAACGAGGCGCAATCCGAACTGGTCGGGCGCCTGGAAGCCAGCCTGGGAACCGCGCGTAAGCAGGCCTGA
- a CDS encoding cyanophycinase gives MADQTERGIEGEHDTERDQVPPRVGRLLVIGGAEDPVEGEWTILPHFVEMCGGRDARIVVCSSPSGKPEEVADTYETIFNKIGVAEVYEAPIRDRHEAEDEALIKATQRATGIFFTGGDQLRLTALISGTSFCETIRERLFGDGLVVGGTSAGAAAMSGVMIIGGRQDGTVRREDVSLAPGLGYWRDTVVDTHFNQRGRVSRLMAIFAHNPNVIGIGIDENTAVDLTPGDRFTVIGAGAVMVFNGRVSHTSAPDAADDETLAITDAVIHTLPAGYGFDLRSKRPLLPGGETIPQIESA, from the coding sequence ATGGCTGACCAGACGGAGCGGGGCATCGAGGGCGAGCACGACACCGAGCGGGACCAGGTTCCGCCGCGGGTGGGGCGGCTGCTGGTGATTGGCGGCGCGGAGGATCCGGTGGAAGGCGAGTGGACGATTCTTCCGCACTTCGTGGAGATGTGCGGCGGCAGGGACGCGCGTATCGTGGTGTGCTCGTCCCCGTCGGGAAAGCCGGAAGAGGTGGCGGACACGTACGAGACGATCTTCAACAAGATCGGTGTGGCCGAGGTGTACGAGGCGCCCATCCGCGACCGGCACGAGGCCGAGGACGAGGCGCTAATCAAGGCGACGCAGCGGGCCACGGGAATCTTCTTTACCGGCGGCGACCAGCTTCGGCTGACGGCGCTCATTTCCGGGACGTCGTTCTGCGAAACGATCCGCGAGCGGCTGTTCGGCGACGGGCTGGTGGTGGGGGGAACGAGCGCCGGCGCGGCGGCCATGAGCGGCGTGATGATCATCGGGGGGCGGCAGGACGGCACGGTGCGGCGCGAGGACGTGAGCCTGGCGCCGGGGCTGGGCTACTGGCGCGACACGGTGGTGGACACGCACTTCAACCAGCGCGGCCGGGTGAGCCGGCTGATGGCGATCTTTGCGCACAACCCCAACGTGATCGGCATCGGCATCGACGAGAACACGGCGGTGGACCTGACGCCGGGCGACCGCTTCACGGTGATCGGCGCGGGCGCGGTGATGGTGTTCAACGGGCGGGTGAGCCACACCAGCGCCCCCGACGCCGCGGACGACGAGACGCTGGCCATCACCGACGCGGTGATCCACACCCTTCCCGCCGGCTACGGCTTCGACCTGCGCAGCAAGCGCCCGCTGCTCCCCGGTGGCGAGACGATTCCTCAGATAGAAAGTGCGTGA